In Holophagales bacterium, one DNA window encodes the following:
- a CDS encoding ABC transporter substrate-binding protein: protein MRMRILGCLAVAALALTGCSKNLVGVVVPDTGDASAYGNSMLSGARLAFDTAIKDGNTPSGFKVVYIDSGSDPKKAAAEAKRLYDAGALMVIGGATSAEAKAMIPVAEAAKGVLLSPSASEPGLAASSNHFFRVFPSDEFEAKLAARFLVTDRKAGKILVLKEDTLYTQGLLPVFDKEVATLGGKIVGELKIDTADFETKLGEAITRDQPDALFIAGYSEGILESLITVRNVGYTGVKCSTSAIEARVTVSRGGDNVEGVYFPMVKVDLSSSQEPIKSFVTRFKENNFDRMPDLYAAHGYDAALVALQVLRGDAVKSSDELMQRLLSMAPLQGVTGPVSFDAHGDSAHRPRMHQIVGGKAVEVQTPANG from the coding sequence ATGAGAATGCGAATCCTCGGTTGCCTGGCGGTGGCCGCCCTGGCCCTGACGGGCTGCAGCAAGAACCTGGTCGGAGTGGTCGTTCCGGACACCGGCGACGCGTCGGCCTACGGAAACTCGATGCTGTCGGGCGCCCGCCTGGCGTTCGACACGGCGATCAAGGACGGCAATACGCCGAGCGGCTTCAAGGTCGTCTACATCGACTCCGGCTCCGACCCGAAGAAGGCGGCCGCCGAGGCCAAGCGGCTCTACGATGCCGGCGCGCTGATGGTCATCGGCGGCGCCACCTCGGCGGAGGCCAAGGCGATGATCCCGGTGGCCGAGGCCGCCAAGGGCGTGCTCCTCTCGCCGTCGGCGAGCGAGCCCGGCCTCGCTGCTTCGAGCAACCACTTCTTCCGCGTCTTCCCGTCCGACGAGTTCGAAGCGAAGCTCGCGGCGCGCTTCCTGGTGACCGACCGCAAGGCCGGCAAGATCCTCGTGCTCAAGGAGGACACCCTGTACACGCAGGGCCTGCTGCCGGTCTTCGACAAGGAGGTCGCGACGCTCGGCGGCAAGATCGTCGGCGAGCTCAAGATCGACACGGCCGACTTCGAGACGAAGCTCGGCGAGGCGATCACGCGTGATCAGCCGGATGCGCTCTTCATCGCCGGCTACTCCGAGGGCATCCTCGAGAGCCTGATCACGGTGCGCAACGTCGGCTACACCGGCGTCAAGTGCTCGACCTCGGCGATCGAAGCGCGTGTCACGGTCAGCCGCGGCGGCGACAACGTCGAGGGCGTCTACTTCCCGATGGTCAAGGTCGACCTCTCGTCGTCGCAGGAGCCGATCAAGAGCTTCGTCACCCGTTTCAAGGAGAACAACTTCGACCGCATGCCGGACCTCTACGCCGCGCATGGCTACGACGCCGCGCTGGTGGCGTTGCAGGTGCTGCGCGGGGACGCGGTGAAGAGCTCCGACGAGCTGATGCAGCGGCTGCTCTCGATGGCCCCGTTGCAGGGCGTGACCGGGCCGGTCTCCTTCGACGCCCACGGCGACAGCGCCCACCGGCCGCGGATGCACCAGATCGTCGGTGGCAAGGCGGTCGAGGTGCAGACGCCGGCCAACGGCTAG
- a CDS encoding helix-turn-helix transcriptional regulator, with the protein MTAWIAALGVGLALGALAASVYFERRERQHLALLTARLDRMEARWLEKGRPAAEEDEPSVDAAEPESAEGSGAEGGRGETDPETLAPTSDVLAGLTSHVQQLLDAGSGGVELLGDRAILAIYRRLDTPLSPSGLAAALYVSLRTLERGLVVALDCTPGQLIATVRMREARRLLGEGRRVSEVADRLGFANPFHFSRRYKRFYGMAPSEARRAVPQRLSRPG; encoded by the coding sequence ATGACCGCCTGGATCGCCGCCCTCGGAGTCGGGCTGGCCCTCGGGGCGCTCGCTGCGAGTGTCTATTTCGAGCGCCGGGAGCGCCAGCACCTGGCGCTGCTCACCGCGCGACTCGACCGGATGGAGGCGCGCTGGCTCGAGAAGGGGCGCCCGGCGGCCGAGGAGGACGAACCCTCGGTCGACGCGGCCGAGCCGGAGTCGGCGGAGGGGAGCGGGGCCGAAGGGGGGCGCGGAGAGACCGACCCGGAGACCCTGGCCCCGACCTCCGACGTGCTCGCCGGGCTCACCAGCCACGTGCAGCAGCTGCTCGATGCCGGAAGCGGCGGCGTCGAGTTGCTCGGCGATCGCGCGATCCTGGCGATCTATCGCCGTCTCGACACGCCACTCTCGCCCTCCGGGCTGGCTGCGGCGCTCTATGTCTCGTTGCGCACCCTCGAGCGGGGGTTGGTGGTGGCCCTCGACTGCACGCCGGGTCAGCTCATCGCCACCGTCCGGATGCGCGAGGCGCGCCGCCTGCTGGGCGAGGGGCGGCGCGTCTCCGAGGTGGCCGACCGGCTCGGTTTCGCCAACCCGTTCCATTTCTCGCGGCGCTACAAGCGCTTCTACGGCATGGCGCCGTCGGAGGCCCGCCGGGCCGTGCCGCAGCGGCTGTCCCGTCCGGGGTAG
- a CDS encoding class I SAM-dependent methyltransferase, which translates to MVQRPWQRWDDPGVVEAIDDYWARSVSESTHRQRVAELSRSFLPVSGGSLLEVGCGSGRIREHLIATGLSSASYVGVDLAVRMLALARRRSPEARLARADGFALPFRDGQFDLVVAFEVVGHLPEFAPLVREMLRVSRGRVLWTVWTASGDEVLCGHERVLDAEFLFRKYPHTAVLAEIERAVPGMARSAEPIDLAPNCRAYLLRVPPSR; encoded by the coding sequence ATGGTTCAACGGCCGTGGCAGAGGTGGGACGACCCCGGAGTGGTGGAAGCGATCGACGACTATTGGGCTCGTTCGGTTTCGGAGTCGACCCACCGGCAGCGGGTCGCTGAGCTCTCCCGCTCGTTTCTGCCGGTATCCGGAGGTTCGCTGCTCGAGGTCGGTTGCGGCAGCGGCCGGATCCGCGAGCACCTGATCGCGACCGGACTGTCGTCCGCGAGCTACGTGGGCGTCGACCTGGCTGTTCGCATGCTCGCCCTGGCCCGTCGGCGATCACCGGAGGCCCGGCTAGCACGCGCCGACGGGTTCGCTCTTCCGTTCCGTGACGGGCAGTTCGATCTCGTCGTCGCTTTCGAGGTGGTCGGGCACCTCCCCGAGTTTGCTCCGCTCGTCCGCGAGATGCTCCGAGTCTCGCGCGGGAGGGTCCTGTGGACGGTCTGGACGGCGAGCGGGGACGAGGTGCTTTGCGGACACGAGCGGGTGCTCGATGCCGAGTTCCTCTTTCGCAAGTACCCGCACACGGCGGTGCTGGCCGAAATCGAGCGAGCGGTGCCGGGGATGGCGCGGTCGGCCGAGCCGATCGACCTCGCTCCGAACTGCCGGGCCTATCTGCTCCGGGTTCCGCCGAGCCGCTGA
- the asnB gene encoding asparagine synthase B: MCSILGLFDVVTDPAAARRLALSLSARQRHRGPDWSGVWADDRAVLAHERLAIVDPESGAQPLLSADGLLALAVNGEIYNHRELRAGLTLPYDFQTASDCEVINALWRQEGPELLARLNGIFAFALWDRAAQRAFVARDPLGVCPLYWGRDEHGQLLVASEMKALVGVCKSLEEFPAGSYYDSATGETVRYYRPAWRDRATTVGVEADLGTLRAALEAAVHRQLMTDVPYGVLLSGGLDSSLVAACAARYAARRVEDGDASEAWWPRLHSFAIGLPGSPDLAAARVAATALGTVHHELRYTVQEGLDALADVVRHVETYDVTSIRASTPMYLMARKIRSMGVKMVLSGEGSDEIFGGYLYFHKAPSPEAFHEETVRKLDLLHGYDLRRANKSMAAWGVEARVPFLDREFLDVAMGFDATHKMAREGRMEKHVLRAAFDGALPAEILWRQKEQFSDGVGYSWIDSLKAHAEHEVSDADLARARWRFPWNSPTTKEGYLYRRLFDELFPGEDAARTVPGGPSIACSTPAAIEWDAAFAARADPSGRAVAGVHQAAV, translated from the coding sequence ATGTGCTCGATCCTGGGACTCTTCGACGTGGTCACCGATCCAGCCGCGGCACGGCGCTTGGCGCTGTCGCTCTCGGCGCGGCAGCGGCACCGCGGGCCCGACTGGAGCGGCGTGTGGGCCGACGACCGTGCCGTGCTTGCCCACGAGCGGTTGGCGATCGTCGACCCGGAGAGCGGTGCGCAGCCGTTGCTCTCCGCCGACGGCCTGCTCGCGCTCGCCGTCAACGGGGAGATCTACAACCACCGTGAGCTGCGCGCCGGTCTCACCCTGCCGTACGACTTCCAGACGGCGAGCGACTGCGAGGTCATCAACGCCCTCTGGCGCCAGGAGGGACCGGAGCTGCTCGCCCGGCTGAACGGCATCTTCGCCTTCGCCCTCTGGGACCGTGCGGCGCAGCGCGCCTTCGTGGCGCGCGATCCGCTCGGCGTCTGCCCGCTCTACTGGGGGCGCGACGAGCACGGACAGCTGCTCGTCGCCTCGGAGATGAAGGCGCTCGTCGGTGTCTGCAAGAGCCTCGAGGAGTTCCCCGCCGGCTCCTACTACGACAGCGCGACGGGCGAAACAGTGCGCTACTACCGGCCGGCGTGGCGGGATCGCGCGACGACCGTCGGCGTGGAAGCGGATCTCGGCACCCTGCGCGCCGCCCTCGAGGCCGCCGTGCACCGCCAGTTGATGACCGACGTGCCCTACGGCGTGCTGCTTTCGGGCGGGCTCGACTCGTCGCTGGTCGCCGCCTGTGCGGCCCGCTACGCGGCGCGGCGCGTCGAGGACGGTGACGCCAGCGAGGCCTGGTGGCCGCGGCTCCACTCGTTCGCCATCGGACTGCCGGGATCTCCCGATCTCGCCGCCGCTCGCGTCGCCGCCACCGCCCTCGGCACGGTTCATCACGAGCTGCGCTACACCGTGCAGGAGGGGCTCGACGCGCTTGCGGACGTCGTGCGCCACGTCGAGACCTACGACGTCACCTCGATCCGCGCCTCGACGCCGATGTACCTCATGGCGCGCAAGATCCGCTCGATGGGCGTGAAGATGGTGCTCTCCGGCGAAGGCTCCGACGAGATCTTCGGCGGCTACCTCTACTTCCACAAGGCACCGTCGCCCGAGGCGTTCCACGAAGAGACGGTGCGCAAGCTCGATCTGCTGCACGGCTACGACCTGCGCCGCGCCAACAAGTCGATGGCGGCCTGGGGCGTCGAAGCGCGCGTGCCGTTCCTCGATCGCGAGTTCCTCGACGTGGCGATGGGATTCGACGCCACCCACAAGATGGCCCGCGAGGGGAGGATGGAGAAGCACGTCCTGCGCGCCGCCTTCGACGGGGCGCTGCCGGCGGAGATCCTCTGGCGGCAGAAGGAGCAGTTCTCCGACGGCGTCGGCTATTCGTGGATCGACTCGCTCAAGGCGCACGCCGAGCACGAGGTCTCCGACGCCGACCTCGCCCGGGCCCGCTGGCGCTTTCCCTGGAATTCGCCGACCACGAAGGAGGGCTATCTTTACCGCCGCCTCTTCGACGAGCTCTTTCCGGGCGAAGACGCCGCCCGCACCGTTCCGGGCGGCCCGAGCATCGCCTGCTCCACCCCGGCGGCCATCGAATGGGACGCCGCCTTCGCCGCTCGCGCCGACCCCTCGGGCCGCGCGGTGGCGGGGGTGCACCAGGCGGCGGTGTGA
- a CDS encoding DUF1446 domain-containing protein, whose amino-acid sequence MRTVRIANGQGFWGDSVDAPLLLLEGGPIDYLGMDYLAEVTLSIMMRQKLKNPQAGYATDFIDFVRRALPMLVEKGVRVVTNAGGLNPRACREKVFEVARSLGISGLRVGTVEGDDLLARLPSLLASGHAMKNMDSGAPLAEVVDRVTSANAYLGARPVAEALAGGAQIVLCGRITDTALALGPLIHEFGWAEDDWDRLAAGTICGHILECGAQSTGGNFTRFWEVPDLWNVGYPIAEVAEDGSFVVTKHPGTGGLVTVDTVSEQLLYEMGDPASYITPDVVADFSTIRLAQQGHDRVAVSGIEGRPRTPFLKVSASYLDGYKATSQLTVSGPRAVEKAQLAAEIVWKRLERAGVTFAEPDRKVELLGVSACLPGILPAPSDPPEVVLRLAVADRERGKVERFGKEIAPLVTAGPPGVTGFAGGRPKPQEVVAYWPALLARDEVERHLVVSVEAI is encoded by the coding sequence ATGCGCACCGTGCGGATCGCCAACGGGCAGGGGTTCTGGGGGGACAGCGTCGACGCGCCGCTGTTGCTTCTCGAAGGGGGGCCGATCGACTACCTCGGCATGGACTACCTCGCCGAGGTGACGCTGTCGATCATGATGCGGCAGAAGTTGAAGAACCCCCAGGCGGGGTATGCAACCGACTTCATCGATTTCGTCCGCCGCGCCCTGCCGATGCTCGTCGAGAAGGGTGTGCGAGTCGTGACGAACGCCGGCGGTCTCAACCCGCGTGCCTGCCGGGAGAAGGTCTTCGAGGTGGCGCGGAGCCTCGGCATCTCGGGGCTCCGGGTGGGTACCGTCGAGGGAGACGACCTGCTGGCGCGCCTGCCGTCGCTGCTCGCCTCGGGGCACGCGATGAAGAACATGGACTCCGGCGCCCCGCTCGCCGAGGTGGTCGACCGCGTCACCTCGGCCAACGCCTATCTCGGCGCGCGCCCGGTCGCCGAGGCGCTCGCCGGCGGCGCGCAGATCGTCCTCTGCGGGCGGATCACCGACACGGCACTCGCCTTGGGGCCGCTGATCCACGAGTTCGGCTGGGCCGAAGACGACTGGGACCGTCTGGCGGCCGGCACCATTTGCGGGCACATCCTCGAATGTGGCGCGCAGTCGACGGGCGGCAATTTCACCCGCTTCTGGGAGGTCCCGGACCTCTGGAACGTCGGCTACCCGATCGCCGAGGTGGCCGAGGACGGCAGCTTCGTCGTCACCAAGCACCCGGGGACCGGCGGCCTGGTCACGGTCGACACCGTCTCCGAGCAGCTGCTCTACGAGATGGGCGACCCGGCAAGCTACATCACGCCGGACGTGGTGGCCGACTTCTCGACCATCCGGCTCGCGCAGCAGGGACACGACCGCGTCGCCGTCTCGGGGATCGAGGGGCGGCCGCGCACGCCGTTCCTCAAGGTCTCGGCCTCCTACCTCGACGGCTACAAGGCGACGAGCCAGCTCACGGTGAGCGGTCCGCGCGCGGTGGAGAAGGCGCAACTCGCCGCCGAGATCGTCTGGAAGCGGCTCGAGCGCGCCGGAGTGACCTTCGCCGAGCCCGATCGGAAGGTCGAGCTGCTCGGCGTCTCGGCCTGTCTGCCGGGGATCCTCCCCGCGCCGTCCGATCCGCCCGAAGTGGTGCTGCGCCTCGCCGTCGCCGACCGCGAGCGCGGGAAGGTCGAGCGCTTCGGCAAGGAGATTGCCCCGCTGGTCACCGCCGGTCCGCCGGGCGTGACCGGCTTCGCCGGCGGCCGGCCGAAGCCGCAGGAGGTGGTCGCCTACTGGCCGGCGCTGCTCGCCCGCGACGAGGTCGAGCGGCACCTCGTCGTGTCGGTCGAGGCGATCTGA
- a CDS encoding SMI1/KNR4 family protein, with protein sequence MKLPSKLAVTLALALPALASGIEIDIYWMPEAENHFTFLVGDREVGRCSGRAPQDVNSLPATCSFDLPQGATSLTVRGRYTARNWNPKTDKISVRSVSGERTFRLRDGASITRPLLDRQLPVAERWRRAVEAERALAAAYGGIPRLALGKPVPKSALEAAEKRLGFALPSGYREMLATVGPVALGDHSVPSPENLENAERTILQRWSYGESGTPAWLTPAVHDRLQRSVILFFEEGDGVGAQLFLAPPNGTCGNSYATVFFHEGRLARAMGELAADRLTCQAFEEAIARQAGRLLVAEHEVDLREATGELILATDATRPRLLLDYNFGPDGEFLVDFVSP encoded by the coding sequence ATGAAGCTGCCGTCGAAGCTGGCCGTCACCCTCGCACTGGCCCTGCCGGCCCTCGCGAGCGGGATCGAGATCGACATCTACTGGATGCCGGAGGCCGAGAACCACTTCACCTTTCTGGTCGGCGACCGCGAGGTCGGCCGCTGTTCCGGGCGGGCGCCCCAGGACGTCAACTCGTTGCCCGCCACCTGCTCGTTCGATCTGCCGCAAGGCGCCACGTCGCTGACCGTGCGCGGTCGCTACACCGCCCGCAACTGGAATCCGAAGACCGACAAGATCTCCGTCCGCAGCGTGTCGGGCGAGCGCACGTTCCGCCTGCGCGACGGCGCCTCGATCACGCGGCCGCTGCTCGACCGCCAGCTCCCTGTCGCCGAACGCTGGCGGCGCGCCGTCGAAGCCGAGCGAGCGCTCGCCGCCGCCTATGGCGGCATCCCGCGCCTCGCGCTCGGCAAACCGGTACCGAAGTCCGCGCTCGAGGCCGCCGAGAAACGGCTCGGCTTCGCGCTGCCGTCAGGGTACCGCGAGATGCTGGCAACGGTCGGGCCGGTCGCCCTCGGCGACCACTCGGTGCCGTCGCCGGAGAACCTGGAGAATGCCGAACGGACGATCCTGCAGCGCTGGAGCTACGGCGAAAGCGGGACCCCGGCATGGCTGACTCCGGCCGTGCACGACCGGCTGCAGCGCAGCGTGATCCTCTTCTTCGAGGAGGGTGACGGCGTGGGCGCCCAGCTCTTCCTCGCTCCACCGAACGGCACCTGCGGCAACAGCTACGCCACGGTCTTCTTCCACGAAGGCCGGCTCGCGCGCGCCATGGGTGAGCTCGCCGCCGACCGCCTGACCTGTCAGGCATTCGAGGAGGCGATCGCCCGTCAGGCGGGGAGGCTGCTGGTCGCCGAGCACGAGGTCGATCTTCGCGAAGCGACGGGCGAGCTGATCCTCGCGACGGACGCGACACGGCCTCGTCTGCTGCTCGACTACAACTTCGGGCCGGACGGCGAGTTCCTGGTCGACTTCGTGTCGCCATAG
- a CDS encoding serine/threonine protein kinase yields the protein MLAEGQVVGPIRLIGRLGVGGMGEVWEGLDERLGRRVAVKAIRRSADEDPLARARFAREARILSSLEHPHVCRLYEYLHTDALDLLVLELVHGRPLGWAIAEGLTAAQKLGVALGVGRALLAAHALSVVHRDLKPENVMLAEDGTVKVLDFGIARRSVDLGESPSGVEGEDAADGLTLAGRIAGTPRYMSPEQARGEPATAASDMFCFGLLLFELYTSRSAYGDGPLTEVLARAQWGDVPAPVGIDRAIAALIADLTRLEPSGRPTAQQALERLGAIEKRPLRRLKAAAAIVVATSLIAGMALSLVGLARARREAVTAQATTDFLVRLFQASDPQEAPTPEIRAREVLARGVARLRDELKDQPAIRARLLAVLGGIHGNLGLYREAEDLLEEALTVEERLVGPDDPSLLPLLGSQGNALSGLGELDRAETTLRRAVELAHRAELPAEEATALNRLAALLVGQRRLDEAEPLALRAVALREASVGPDDPLTAETSVNLALVEIDRGHPELAEPRLARALATLEEHRGPDHPSVAAVVNNLATARNALARFAEAEALYRRALDSGVRRLGAEHPEVAVMRNDLAVSLVAQDRFAEAEVEYRRALATAERALGATHPMTAIFAANLGEALDLQGRAVEAEPILRHALTTLRAVFGADHPAVAEVLRVLGRSCASLGRRDEAERMLRDAVRIREATGDAAHPDFGRLLAELGAFYLDAGRVGEASVLLARAEAVLGQSALPEGHPARRALAAARSKLPAGSGAETVRR from the coding sequence ATGCTCGCCGAAGGGCAGGTCGTCGGGCCGATCCGACTGATCGGCCGGCTGGGCGTTGGCGGCATGGGGGAGGTCTGGGAGGGGCTCGACGAGCGCCTCGGGCGGCGCGTGGCGGTCAAGGCGATCCGCCGCTCCGCCGACGAAGACCCCCTGGCGCGGGCGCGCTTCGCCCGCGAGGCGCGCATCCTCTCGAGCCTCGAGCACCCGCACGTCTGCCGCCTCTACGAGTACCTGCACACGGATGCCCTCGATCTGCTGGTGCTCGAGCTGGTGCACGGTCGGCCGCTCGGGTGGGCGATCGCCGAGGGGCTGACGGCGGCACAGAAGCTCGGTGTGGCGCTCGGCGTGGGGCGGGCCCTCCTGGCGGCTCACGCCCTGAGCGTCGTCCACCGCGACCTCAAGCCCGAGAACGTGATGCTGGCCGAGGACGGCACGGTCAAGGTGCTCGACTTCGGCATCGCGCGGCGGAGCGTCGACCTCGGCGAGTCGCCGAGCGGGGTCGAGGGGGAGGACGCGGCCGACGGCCTGACCCTCGCCGGCCGGATCGCCGGCACTCCCCGCTACATGAGCCCCGAGCAGGCACGCGGCGAGCCGGCGACCGCGGCGAGCGACATGTTCTGCTTCGGTCTCCTGCTCTTCGAGCTCTACACCTCGCGTTCGGCCTACGGCGACGGTCCCCTCACCGAAGTGCTGGCTCGTGCGCAGTGGGGCGACGTCCCGGCCCCGGTCGGGATCGACCGCGCCATCGCCGCGCTGATCGCCGACCTGACTCGCCTCGAGCCGTCGGGTCGGCCGACGGCACAGCAGGCGCTCGAGCGCCTGGGTGCGATCGAAAAGCGTCCGCTGCGCCGACTGAAGGCCGCGGCGGCGATCGTCGTCGCGACGAGCCTGATCGCCGGCATGGCCCTCTCGCTCGTCGGCTTGGCGCGAGCGCGGCGCGAGGCGGTGACGGCCCAGGCGACCACCGACTTCCTCGTCCGGCTCTTCCAGGCCTCCGATCCGCAGGAGGCGCCGACGCCGGAGATCCGCGCTCGCGAGGTGCTCGCCCGCGGTGTCGCCCGTCTGCGCGACGAGCTCAAGGACCAACCGGCGATCCGCGCGCGACTGCTCGCCGTGCTCGGGGGCATCCACGGCAACCTGGGGCTCTACCGCGAGGCCGAAGATCTGCTCGAGGAGGCGTTGACGGTCGAGGAGCGCCTCGTCGGCCCCGACGACCCGAGCCTGCTGCCGTTGCTCGGCAGCCAGGGCAACGCCCTTTCCGGGCTGGGGGAGCTCGACCGCGCCGAGACGACGCTGCGTCGGGCGGTCGAGCTGGCGCACCGCGCCGAGCTCCCGGCGGAGGAGGCGACCGCGCTCAACCGACTCGCGGCCTTGCTCGTCGGGCAGCGCCGCCTCGACGAGGCGGAGCCGTTGGCGCTCCGGGCGGTCGCCTTGCGCGAGGCCTCGGTCGGCCCCGACGACCCGCTGACCGCCGAAACGTCGGTGAACCTCGCGCTCGTCGAGATCGATCGCGGACACCCCGAGCTCGCCGAACCACGGCTCGCCCGCGCCCTGGCCACGCTCGAAGAGCACCGCGGCCCCGACCATCCGTCGGTGGCCGCCGTCGTCAACAACCTGGCGACGGCCCGCAACGCGCTCGCTCGCTTCGCCGAGGCGGAAGCGCTCTACCGGCGCGCCCTCGACTCGGGCGTGCGCCGCCTCGGCGCGGAGCATCCCGAGGTGGCGGTCATGCGCAACGATCTCGCCGTCTCCCTCGTCGCGCAGGATCGCTTCGCCGAAGCGGAGGTCGAGTACCGCCGTGCCCTCGCGACGGCCGAGCGAGCGCTCGGCGCCACGCACCCGATGACCGCCATCTTCGCCGCCAATCTCGGCGAGGCGCTCGATCTCCAGGGCCGGGCCGTCGAGGCCGAGCCGATCCTGCGCCATGCGCTCACGACGCTGCGAGCGGTCTTCGGCGCCGACCATCCGGCGGTGGCCGAGGTGCTCCGCGTCCTCGGCAGGAGCTGTGCATCGCTCGGGCGGCGCGACGAAGCGGAACGGATGCTGCGCGACGCCGTGCGCATCCGCGAGGCCACGGGCGACGCCGCACATCCCGACTTCGGCCGGCTGCTCGCCGAGCTCGGAGCGTTCTACCTCGACGCCGGGAGAGTCGGCGAGGCCTCGGTCCTCCTCGCTCGCGCCGAGGCCGTCCTCGGCCAGAGTGCGCTTCCGGAAGGGCATCCGGCCCGTCGGGCGCTCGCGGCGGCGCGGTCGAAACTGCCGGCAGGGAGCGGTGCGGAGACGGTGCGGCGATGA
- a CDS encoding DUF1311 domain-containing protein: MRVRSVLLLSATVLASPAATALEAADDTDPVACTALAGFRPGALATATAADRTRFAGKSASDCQALLYAVEDRREVDGARRCCLATGDCNRELAILFANGWGVPRDFDTATWFLCRAGDEMAPFELAGMLEQLAAMRTTKPPADLDYCAAVTSGTGMLFCAKLDYDQAAAGWEERLTTLSASLEGEARTALTAWRTAAQAFSEEEGAWAASDSWGGSIYSGEALGAQQEVFTKLLTALERSLAHRVAPASAADLARVDRALNEAYKKVMAAIDPASEPEAGRPQLREAQRAWIALRDRWQVLYRHRWQGAAPPDDLERELATTLTGTRATDLLAGMPKP, translated from the coding sequence ATGCGAGTCCGCTCCGTTCTTCTTCTCTCCGCCACCGTGCTGGCGAGCCCCGCCGCCACCGCCCTCGAGGCTGCAGACGACACCGACCCGGTCGCGTGCACGGCGCTCGCCGGCTTCCGCCCGGGAGCGCTGGCGACCGCCACCGCGGCCGACCGCACCCGGTTCGCCGGCAAGAGCGCCAGCGACTGTCAGGCCCTTCTCTACGCCGTCGAGGACCGCCGGGAGGTCGACGGCGCGCGCCGGTGCTGTCTCGCCACCGGCGACTGCAACCGCGAGCTGGCCATCCTCTTCGCCAACGGCTGGGGCGTCCCGCGCGACTTCGACACGGCCACTTGGTTCCTCTGCCGCGCCGGAGACGAAATGGCGCCCTTCGAGCTCGCCGGGATGCTCGAACAGCTCGCCGCGATGCGCACGACGAAGCCGCCGGCCGACCTCGACTACTGCGCCGCGGTGACCAGCGGCACCGGCATGCTCTTCTGCGCCAAGCTCGACTACGACCAGGCCGCGGCCGGCTGGGAAGAGCGGCTGACGACGCTCTCGGCGTCGCTCGAAGGAGAGGCGCGCACGGCGCTCACCGCTTGGCGTACGGCGGCTCAGGCGTTCAGTGAGGAGGAAGGGGCCTGGGCGGCCAGCGACTCCTGGGGCGGTTCGATCTACTCGGGGGAGGCACTCGGCGCCCAGCAGGAGGTCTTCACCAAGCTCCTCACCGCGCTCGAGCGCTCGCTCGCGCACCGCGTCGCCCCGGCTTCGGCTGCCGATCTCGCTCGCGTCGATCGCGCGCTCAACGAGGCCTACAAGAAGGTGATGGCAGCAATCGACCCGGCAAGCGAGCCCGAGGCCGGCCGGCCGCAGTTGCGCGAGGCGCAGCGCGCCTGGATCGCCCTGCGCGACCGCTGGCAGGTGCTCTACCGCCACCGCTGGCAGGGCGCTGCGCCACCCGACGACCTCGAGCGGGAGCTCGCGACGACGCTCACCGGCACGCGGGCCACCGATCTCCTCGCCGGAATGCCCAAGCCCTGA
- a CDS encoding enoyl-CoA hydratase/isomerase family protein: MSAPLREERDGDLLWVTLADPKRANALSPALAEALTEVYSRPLREQGVRAVVLRGEGRHFSAGADLEHLARLADAGEAENRADSRRLMRLFQSVLRQEALTVALVQGSCVAGGCGLATAHDFVIAAADARFMYSEVRIGFVAALVATFLPLRVKGSDLRELLLDPEFVDAGRAREIGLVNRVVPADELESAGRELAGGILTRASSESIARTKRLLLDVVGLRVEDALAHAAEVNATARATDDCRRGIATFLAEKRTPDWRQVRGGS; the protein is encoded by the coding sequence GTGAGCGCGCCGCTGCGCGAGGAGCGCGATGGCGATCTGCTCTGGGTGACGCTTGCCGACCCGAAGCGCGCCAATGCCCTGTCCCCGGCCCTGGCCGAAGCCCTGACGGAGGTCTACTCGCGGCCACTGCGCGAGCAGGGAGTTCGCGCCGTCGTGCTGCGCGGCGAGGGCCGACACTTTTCGGCGGGGGCGGACCTCGAGCACCTCGCCCGGCTCGCTGACGCCGGCGAGGCGGAGAACCGCGCCGATTCGCGGCGGCTGATGCGACTCTTCCAGTCGGTGCTGCGCCAGGAGGCGCTGACCGTGGCGCTGGTGCAGGGTTCGTGCGTGGCCGGGGGCTGCGGCCTCGCCACGGCCCACGATTTCGTGATCGCTGCCGCCGACGCACGGTTCATGTACAGCGAGGTGCGGATCGGCTTCGTCGCGGCGTTGGTCGCGACCTTCCTGCCGCTGCGGGTGAAGGGCTCGGACCTCCGCGAGCTGCTGCTCGACCCCGAGTTCGTCGACGCCGGACGAGCCCGGGAAATCGGCCTGGTGAATCGGGTGGTTCCCGCCGACGAGCTCGAGAGCGCCGGCCGTGAGCTCGCCGGCGGAATCCTGACCCGGGCCTCCTCCGAGTCGATCGCGCGCACCAAGCGATTGCTCCTCGATGTCGTCGGCTTGCGCGTCGAGGACGCCCTCGCCCACGCCGCCGAAGTCAACGCCACGGCGCGGGCCACCGACGACTGCCGGCGCGGCATCGCCACCTTCCTCGCCGAGAAGCGCACTCCCGACTGGCGGCAGGTTCGAGGCGGTTCGTGA